A single region of the Desulfuromonas sp. genome encodes:
- a CDS encoding DNA polymerase IV, translating into MTDLRKIIHIDMDAFYAAIEQRDNPKLRGKPVIVGGDPDARGVVATCSYEARRFGIHSAMSSARAYRLCPQAIFVRPRFEAYRAVSLQIRELFHEYTDLVEPLSLDEAFLDVTDNKKEIASATWVAREILQQIRARTSLTASAGVSYNKFLAKIASDVKKPAGLTVVTPEQAAAFIDTLPIRRFHGVGKVTEQRMKSRGILTGADLRQRSLEELQRDFGKSGQYFFNISRGIDHRPVVPNRVRKSIGKETTLAEDCGDVRQMVTILSDLARKVANLVQKHETSGLTLTLKVKYSDFEIVTRSQTGPEPIVEADVMLELAEELLTKTDVNERPVRLLGLTLSQLTTEIPFETPLQLELPFPGKS; encoded by the coding sequence ATGACCGACCTGCGCAAAATCATCCATATCGACATGGACGCCTTTTACGCCGCTATTGAGCAGCGCGACAATCCGAAGCTGCGCGGCAAGCCGGTGATCGTCGGCGGCGATCCGGATGCCCGCGGGGTGGTGGCGACCTGTTCGTACGAGGCGAGACGGTTCGGAATCCATTCGGCGATGTCGTCAGCCAGGGCCTACCGGCTCTGCCCGCAGGCGATCTTTGTGCGCCCGCGCTTCGAGGCGTACCGTGCCGTCTCCTTACAGATCCGGGAGCTGTTCCACGAGTACACCGACCTGGTCGAACCGCTCTCCCTCGATGAAGCCTTCCTCGATGTCACCGACAACAAGAAAGAGATCGCTTCGGCGACCTGGGTCGCCAGGGAGATCCTGCAGCAGATCCGCGCACGCACCTCTCTGACCGCTTCGGCCGGAGTCTCCTACAATAAATTCCTGGCCAAGATCGCCTCCGATGTGAAAAAACCGGCCGGGCTGACCGTGGTGACTCCGGAACAGGCTGCGGCGTTTATCGACACGCTGCCGATTCGCCGGTTTCACGGTGTCGGCAAGGTGACCGAGCAGCGGATGAAGTCGCGCGGTATTTTGACCGGCGCCGATCTGCGTCAGCGGAGCCTGGAAGAGCTGCAGCGGGATTTCGGCAAGTCGGGGCAGTATTTCTTTAACATCTCCCGCGGCATCGATCACCGGCCGGTGGTGCCGAACCGGGTGCGTAAGTCGATCGGCAAGGAGACCACCCTCGCTGAGGATTGCGGCGATGTCCGGCAGATGGTCACCATATTGAGTGATCTGGCGCGGAAGGTTGCGAACCTGGTGCAGAAACACGAGACCAGCGGCCTCACCCTGACCCTGAAAGTGAAATATTCCGATTTCGAGATCGTGACCCGGAGCCAGACCGGCCCGGAACCGATCGTCGAGGCCGATGTCATGCTCGAGCTGGCCGAAGAGCTGTTGACCAAAACCGACGTGAACGAACGGCCGGTCCGGCTGCTTGGATTGACGCTTTCGCAGCTGACAACCGAGATTCCGTTTGAGACTCCCTTGCAGCTGGAACTCCCATTTCCCGGGAAGAGCTAA
- a CDS encoding transglycosylase encodes MNPFKKISGKIRLLIKLTLWLLLILTIGGAIFTAWLFHDLPDIAFLKNRDTTFTIDVRDWQGETHPFQVGPENPYWTSIEKVPVELKWAVIAAEDASFYLHKGVDFVAIREALIYDLKQKRLARGASTIPQQLAKNLFLSRDKSILRKLRELVLAVRMEKLLSKDRILELYLNVVELGPLVYGVGDGARYHFGRPVELLTPAQSAILAAILPGPRVAFNPETRPERVRQRAARLLGLLGVRDVLNDEEIDVALTELEHLGRPPLELAPPEEPAFDLFEQ; translated from the coding sequence ATGAATCCTTTCAAAAAAATCTCCGGCAAGATCAGGTTATTGATCAAATTGACTCTCTGGTTACTGCTGATCCTGACGATCGGCGGTGCCATTTTTACCGCCTGGCTGTTCCACGATCTGCCCGATATCGCCTTTCTGAAAAATCGCGATACCACCTTCACCATCGATGTGCGCGACTGGCAGGGGGAGACCCATCCGTTCCAGGTCGGCCCGGAAAATCCTTATTGGACGTCGATCGAGAAGGTCCCGGTCGAGCTCAAGTGGGCGGTGATCGCCGCCGAAGATGCCAGCTTCTACCTGCACAAGGGGGTCGACTTCGTGGCGATCAGGGAAGCGCTGATTTATGATCTGAAGCAAAAGCGCCTCGCCCGGGGCGCTTCGACCATCCCGCAGCAGCTGGCCAAGAATCTTTTCCTGTCGCGCGACAAGTCGATTCTGCGCAAACTGCGCGAACTGGTGCTGGCCGTGCGCATGGAAAAGCTTCTGAGCAAGGACCGTATTCTCGAATTATATCTCAACGTCGTGGAGCTCGGTCCGCTGGTCTATGGCGTCGGCGACGGCGCCCGCTATCATTTCGGCCGACCGGTTGAGCTGCTGACGCCGGCCCAGTCAGCGATTCTGGCTGCCATCCTTCCGGGGCCGCGCGTCGCCTTCAACCCTGAGACGCGCCCGGAAAGGGTTCGCCAGCGAGCAGCCCGACTGCTCGGCCTGCTCGGCGTCCGCGATGTTCTTAACGATGAGGAGATCGATGTCGCGCTGACCGAACTCGAGCATCTCGGTCGACCGCCTCTTGAGCTGGCGCCGCCGGAGGAGCCGGCATTTGATCTGTTTGAACAGTAA
- a CDS encoding two-component system response regulator: MERSRWPGMVRQLMAKTVLVVDDSASTRQTVTFVLGRSGYSVVAAIDGIDALRKIAEEPIDLIVTEVNMPNLSGVDFVEEVRKSEGCVDIPVIVLTIENDQKVRKRMKQLDCADWLEKPLKTESLLSSVESALANSGGKH, encoded by the coding sequence ATGGAGCGGTCAAGATGGCCGGGAATGGTTAGGCAGCTTATGGCGAAAACTGTTCTTGTGGTCGATGATTCCGCTTCAACCCGGCAGACCGTGACCTTTGTGCTCGGCCGTAGCGGCTATTCGGTGGTCGCGGCGATCGATGGCATCGACGCCCTGCGCAAGATCGCCGAGGAGCCGATTGATCTGATCGTTACCGAGGTCAACATGCCGAACCTCAGCGGCGTTGATTTTGTCGAAGAGGTCCGCAAGTCGGAAGGGTGTGTCGATATCCCGGTGATTGTCTTGACCATTGAAAACGACCAGAAGGTTCGCAAGCGGATGAAACAGCTCGACTGTGCCGACTGGCTGGAAAAGCCGCTCAAGACCGAATCCCTGCTGAGCTCGGTCGAGAGCGCACTCGCCAATAGCGGCGGAAAGCATTGA
- a CDS encoding GMP reductase codes for MRVESDLKIGFKDVLIRPKRSTLKSRALVELNRTYTFLHSKREWTGVPVIAANMDTVGTFEAAAVLAAHDMVCAIHKHYSLEQWTDFLDGRNDSIYERIMVSTGVSDADFDKLGQIIGAFPQLNFICIDVANGYAESFVEFVVRVRKTYPDKTIVAGNVVTGEMVEELLLSGADIVKVGIGPGSVCTTRVKTGVGYPQLSAVIECADAAHGLGGRIISDGGCSCAGDIAKAFGGGADFVMLGGMLAGHDESGGEIVERDDKQYRLYYGMSSSTAMEKHAGGVAEYRASEGKTVEVPYRGPLEPTVLDILGGLRSTCTYVGAAALKELTKRTTFIRVMEQENREFS; via the coding sequence ATGCGCGTTGAAAGCGATCTGAAAATCGGATTCAAGGATGTCCTGATCCGTCCCAAACGCTCCACCCTGAAAAGCCGGGCGCTGGTCGAGCTGAATCGCACCTACACCTTCCTGCACAGCAAGCGGGAATGGACCGGGGTGCCGGTCATCGCCGCCAACATGGACACCGTCGGCACTTTCGAAGCGGCGGCGGTGCTGGCAGCCCATGACATGGTCTGTGCCATTCACAAGCACTATTCCCTCGAGCAGTGGACCGACTTTCTTGACGGCCGGAACGATTCGATCTACGAGCGGATCATGGTCAGCACCGGCGTCTCCGACGCCGACTTCGACAAGCTCGGGCAGATCATCGGGGCCTTCCCGCAGCTGAACTTCATCTGCATTGACGTCGCCAACGGCTACGCCGAATCGTTCGTCGAGTTCGTTGTCCGCGTCCGCAAAACTTATCCCGACAAGACCATCGTCGCCGGCAACGTCGTCACCGGCGAGATGGTCGAGGAGCTTCTCCTCTCCGGCGCCGACATCGTCAAGGTCGGCATCGGCCCCGGTTCGGTCTGCACCACCCGGGTCAAGACCGGGGTCGGCTACCCGCAACTCTCGGCGGTGATCGAGTGCGCCGACGCGGCCCACGGGCTCGGCGGCCGGATTATCTCGGACGGCGGCTGCAGCTGCGCCGGCGACATCGCCAAGGCCTTTGGCGGCGGCGCCGACTTCGTTATGCTCGGCGGCATGCTGGCCGGGCACGACGAGAGCGGCGGCGAGATCGTCGAGCGCGATGACAAGCAGTACCGGCTCTACTACGGCATGAGCTCGTCAACCGCCATGGAGAAACATGCCGGCGGCGTCGCCGAATACCGCGCTTCGGAAGGGAAGACGGTCGAGGTGCCGTATCGCGGCCCGCTCGAACCGACGGTCCTCGATATCCTCGGCGGCCTGCGCTCAACCTGCACCTATGTCGGCGCCGCGGCGCTCAAGGAGCTGACCAAGCGGACAACCTTTATCCGGGTTATGGAGCAGGAGAACCGGGAGTTTTCCTGA